From a region of the Pontixanthobacter gangjinensis genome:
- a CDS encoding gamma carbonic anhydrase family protein has translation MTAARPGVTIVPIHGKTPKIHDSAFVAPGCVIIGAVEIGADSSIWYNCVLRADVSRIVIGERTNIQDGSVVHCDPERPGSPDGSPCIIGDDVLVGHMAMVHGCTIEDRGFVGLGAIAMNNSVIGSDAMLAAGAMLTENKVMEPRQLWAGRPAKFLRDLPEPAIAGMRIGVAHYTENAKHHGAAIAAIDLSD, from the coding sequence ATGACCGCAGCACGCCCCGGTGTAACCATCGTCCCAATTCACGGTAAAACGCCCAAAATTCATGACAGTGCTTTTGTCGCGCCGGGATGCGTTATTATCGGCGCCGTGGAGATCGGGGCGGATAGCTCGATCTGGTACAATTGTGTACTGCGCGCCGATGTCAGCCGGATTGTCATTGGTGAGCGGACCAATATTCAGGATGGCAGCGTGGTCCATTGTGATCCCGAGCGGCCCGGTTCTCCTGATGGCTCTCCCTGTATCATTGGCGATGACGTGTTAGTTGGCCACATGGCGATGGTGCATGGTTGCACGATTGAGGATCGCGGCTTTGTCGGGCTCGGCGCGATTGCAATGAACAATTCGGTGATCGGATCAGACGCAATGCTGGCTGCAGGCGCGATGCTGACCGAAAACAAGGTAATGGAGCCGCGCCAGCTTTGGGCTGGCCGCCCCGCTAAATTCCTGCGCGATCTGCCCGAACCCGCGATTGCAGGAATGCGCATCGGAGTCGCGCATTACACCGAGAATGCGAAGCACCACGGCGCAGCGATTGCGGCGATTGATTTGTCAGACTGA
- the hemB gene encoding porphobilinogen synthase produces MTGFFPDTRLRRIRSTGWSRSLHRETTLTPADLIWPLFVTEGTGVEEPIASLPGVSRWSVDLIAKRAMEAIALGIPCIALFPNTQADRRSDDGAEALSPDNLMCRAIRAIREACGDQIGILTDVALDPYTTHGQDGLLDDAGYVSNDATIEVLVEQSLNQAAAGADIIAPSDMMDGRVGAIRSALEAEDHANVQIMAYAAKYASAFYGPFRDAVGSGGLLKGDKKSYQMDPANGEEALREVALDLSEGADSVMVKPGLPYLDIVRRVKDRFEIPVFAYQVSGEYAMIEAAAAAGAGDRDALVLETLMSFKRAGCTGVLTYHAAHAAKLLNG; encoded by the coding sequence ATGACCGGTTTTTTTCCAGATACTCGCCTGCGCCGCATACGCTCCACCGGATGGAGCCGTTCGCTTCACCGGGAGACCACCCTCACGCCTGCCGATTTAATCTGGCCGCTATTCGTGACCGAGGGCACAGGTGTCGAGGAGCCGATCGCCTCGCTTCCCGGCGTGTCCCGCTGGTCGGTGGATTTGATTGCCAAACGCGCGATGGAAGCGATTGCGCTTGGAATTCCGTGTATTGCGCTGTTCCCCAACACACAGGCGGACCGGCGGTCTGACGACGGGGCAGAGGCGCTTAGTCCTGACAATTTGATGTGCCGAGCCATCCGGGCAATTCGTGAGGCATGCGGTGATCAGATCGGTATTTTGACTGACGTCGCGCTCGATCCGTATACCACGCATGGGCAAGACGGCCTGCTGGATGATGCAGGTTATGTAAGCAATGATGCGACTATTGAGGTGCTCGTCGAGCAATCGCTCAACCAGGCAGCGGCGGGCGCAGATATTATCGCCCCGTCGGATATGATGGATGGGCGAGTCGGCGCAATTCGCTCGGCATTGGAGGCGGAAGATCACGCCAACGTCCAAATCATGGCCTATGCCGCCAAGTATGCTTCTGCCTTTTATGGCCCATTCCGCGATGCGGTTGGCTCCGGCGGGTTGCTCAAAGGTGACAAGAAATCCTACCAAATGGACCCCGCCAATGGTGAGGAGGCCTTGCGTGAGGTCGCGCTCGACCTGAGCGAAGGTGCGGACAGCGTGATGGTCAAGCCGGGCCTGCCCTATCTTGACATAGTCCGGCGGGTAAAAGACCGGTTTGAAATTCCTGTCTTTGCCTATCAAGTCAGCGGCGAATACGCTATGATTGAGGCAGCGGCCGCGGCTGGAGCAGGGGACCGTGACGCGCTGGTCCTGGAAACACTTATGAGCTTCAAACGTGCTGGGTGCACAGGCGTCCTGACCTATCACGCGGCGCATGCGGCAAAGCTTCTCAATGGCTGA
- a CDS encoding GNAT family N-acetyltransferase: MADFRHETSRLILRDWQDDDWPDFWQNTNTQAVMRWLGGVCNEEKRAGARARLESYRTEFGHTFWVVERKEDGAILGFCGLKRCNQAGGPIGMMEVGWRLREDAWGKGYAKEAAAASLDLAFSEFAAEEVVALTVEGNTPSWGLMTRFGMRRRKDLDFANAEFDPETGLIIVYSIDRDAWFSSDA, encoded by the coding sequence ATGGCTGACTTTCGCCATGAGACATCTCGCCTGATCCTCCGCGACTGGCAGGATGATGATTGGCCCGATTTTTGGCAGAATACCAATACACAAGCGGTGATGCGCTGGCTGGGAGGCGTATGTAATGAAGAGAAGCGCGCTGGGGCACGGGCTAGGCTCGAAAGCTACCGTACGGAATTCGGACACACATTCTGGGTAGTAGAGCGAAAGGAAGATGGCGCAATTCTAGGATTTTGCGGCCTGAAGCGCTGCAATCAGGCTGGCGGCCCGATCGGAATGATGGAGGTCGGCTGGCGCTTGCGCGAAGATGCGTGGGGCAAGGGTTATGCGAAGGAGGCCGCCGCAGCCTCGCTAGACCTCGCTTTCAGCGAGTTCGCCGCGGAAGAAGTTGTTGCGCTGACAGTTGAAGGCAATACGCCGAGTTGGGGCCTGATGACACGATTTGGCATGCGCCGGCGCAAGGATCTCGATTTTGCGAACGCAGAATTTGATCCCGAAACAGGGCTAATCATCGTCTATTCGATCGACCGCGATGCGTGGTTCTCTTCCGATGCCTGA
- a CDS encoding M23 family metallopeptidase has translation MFKSRKSEEAILAGDDHGGGDVSWRAASLSHALLLENQPPKVIQRARKLSDKFDEWRFSASEKMEKLDLAPDLAEAIGSGRWFRGVGTLVGLSALALAMWPDFSPLEAAPAMELDDSARDEFRSQMIMPLALGADSGRHMGATPSVKQLENAPERPQLEFLATLAKGDSFGRMLQRSGVGSGDAQTVSELIARTMSLSDIEPGTQIDITLGRRSSAGQARPLDAINFRARFDLALQIDRIDGNLSLKRIPIQVDNTPLRIRGLVGSSLYRSARAAGAPASAVQQFLSTLGDQIDMDRSVRSTDTFDIIVAHKRAATGDRQAGQLLYAGIDRGGKSQTQLMRWGSEGRFFEASGVGEQRSGLLAPVPGGISSGFGMRRHPILGYRRMHSGMDFRASSGTPIVAVADAQVVGSGRMGGCGNAVRLRHGGGMDTRYCHMSRIAVRSGQSVRRGQVIGYVGSTGLSTGPHLHYEMYRNGRAVNPASVKFVTRAQLSGAELSQFRAKLTQLKQVEAGAALVDLKPAAPQEDVPVREIDKIAVPKKVP, from the coding sequence TTGTTTAAGTCGCGCAAAAGCGAAGAGGCCATTCTGGCTGGCGACGATCATGGCGGCGGCGATGTCTCTTGGCGCGCGGCATCTCTGTCGCATGCACTTCTGTTAGAAAACCAACCACCCAAAGTTATTCAGCGCGCGCGGAAGCTCAGCGACAAATTCGACGAATGGCGGTTTTCTGCATCTGAAAAGATGGAGAAACTTGATCTCGCCCCCGATTTGGCCGAGGCGATTGGGAGTGGCCGATGGTTTCGCGGTGTTGGGACATTAGTTGGTCTATCTGCTCTCGCACTTGCGATGTGGCCCGATTTTTCACCGCTCGAAGCAGCCCCTGCCATGGAATTGGATGATTCTGCGCGCGATGAATTCCGCAGCCAGATGATTATGCCGCTCGCGCTTGGAGCAGATAGCGGCCGGCACATGGGGGCAACCCCGTCAGTCAAACAACTTGAGAATGCGCCAGAGCGCCCGCAGCTCGAATTTTTGGCGACCCTCGCAAAGGGCGACAGTTTTGGCCGGATGCTCCAGCGCTCAGGCGTGGGGTCCGGCGATGCGCAAACGGTGAGCGAGCTTATCGCCCGCACCATGTCGCTAAGTGACATCGAGCCCGGAACACAGATCGACATTACTTTGGGCAGAAGGTCATCAGCTGGGCAAGCTCGCCCGCTCGATGCGATCAATTTCCGTGCACGGTTTGATTTGGCCCTGCAAATAGACCGCATTGACGGCAATCTGTCGCTAAAACGCATTCCAATTCAGGTGGATAACACTCCACTCCGCATTCGCGGTCTCGTTGGCAGCAGTCTTTATCGCTCAGCCAGAGCCGCAGGTGCACCGGCCAGCGCCGTCCAGCAATTCCTGTCCACGCTGGGCGACCAGATCGATATGGATCGTTCGGTCCGCTCTACTGACACGTTTGATATTATCGTGGCACATAAGCGCGCCGCCACTGGCGACCGTCAGGCAGGCCAATTGCTTTATGCAGGGATTGATCGCGGCGGTAAGTCACAAACACAATTGATGCGATGGGGCAGCGAGGGACGCTTCTTCGAGGCATCGGGCGTTGGCGAACAGCGCAGCGGCTTGCTGGCACCGGTTCCTGGGGGAATAAGTTCAGGCTTTGGGATGCGTCGACATCCGATCCTTGGCTATCGCCGGATGCATTCCGGCATGGATTTCCGCGCTTCGAGCGGCACTCCGATTGTTGCGGTAGCAGATGCACAAGTAGTCGGTTCGGGCCGGATGGGTGGCTGCGGTAATGCTGTCCGGCTCCGCCACGGCGGCGGTATGGATACGCGCTATTGCCACATGAGCCGTATTGCCGTTCGCAGCGGCCAATCGGTCCGGCGCGGCCAAGTAATCGGCTATGTCGGGTCAACCGGCCTCTCGACCGGCCCGCATTTGCACTATGAAATGTACCGGAATGGCCGTGCGGTTAACCCTGCATCGGTTAAATTTGTTACGCGCGCACAATTGTCGGGTGCCGAGCTCAGCCAGTTCCGTGCGAAGCTGACGCAATTGAAACAAGTGGAGGCAGGCGCTGCTCTGGTCGATTTGAAGCCTGCGGCACCACAGGAAGACGTGCCTGTCCGCGAAATTGACAAGATAGCCGTGCCGAAAAAGGTGCCTTAG
- a CDS encoding GNAT family N-acetyltransferase, with protein sequence MPDIVAETERLVLRTVDDDDAELHNRLLNTPAMMARLGGVMEMHEIEARHAKVMALYAREGFGFLFMIEKATGEMVGYCGIKRVDSPHASNQGDHEMGWLVREDRWRRGYAEEAVRAIIDWAFGPVEAPHLVALTSEANIGSWKLMQKLGMERRKDLDFDDPAYPPEDRTTILYSLTRAQWQEHIA encoded by the coding sequence ATGCCTGATATCGTCGCCGAAACCGAGCGGCTTGTTCTGCGGACGGTGGATGATGACGATGCAGAATTGCACAATCGCCTGCTCAATACGCCTGCTATGATGGCGCGGCTCGGCGGCGTCATGGAGATGCATGAGATTGAAGCGAGACACGCTAAAGTAATGGCGCTCTATGCTCGCGAAGGATTCGGGTTTCTTTTCATGATCGAGAAAGCAACTGGCGAAATGGTCGGCTATTGCGGAATCAAGCGGGTCGACAGTCCACACGCCTCCAACCAGGGTGACCATGAAATGGGTTGGTTGGTTCGTGAAGATCGCTGGCGCAGAGGCTATGCCGAAGAAGCGGTGCGGGCCATTATCGACTGGGCCTTTGGGCCTGTCGAAGCGCCGCATCTTGTGGCGCTTACCAGCGAAGCCAATATTGGCAGTTGGAAGCTAATGCAAAAACTCGGCATGGAGCGGCGCAAAGACCTCGATTTTGACGATCCAGCCTATCCGCCTGAAGACCGCACGACCATTCTATACAGCCTCACTCGCGCACAATGGCAGGAGCATATCGCATGA